A stretch of DNA from Halobacillus litoralis:
AAGAGGAAGAAATTGAGCTTTGGGAAGAAAAGTCTAAAAGCGGAATGCTCAAAGGGGATTCAGTAGTCAGTGGTGTCCTGAGCAGCATGCGTCAAAATTGGTATGCCCCAGTAGAGACAACTGGGAAATATAACATGGCCTCTCAGATTGGAATTACCACCACATCCAATTACCGCGAGGGTGGGATGTTGGAAGTTGATGAGGATCAATTGCGTCAAGCATTAAGAGACAACCCAGATTCCGTTACCAAGCTTTTCTCAGGGACAGACACCAACCCAGGAATTGTCAGGCGTCTGGAAACCTCGATAGAAGAAGCGACTAAATCCATCGAACGTAAAGCCGGGAAACCTACCAGTTTAGATAACAATTTTATGTTGGGTAGGCAGATTGAAAGTATTAATGATGAAATGGATTCCTTTCAAGATCGCTTGAATGCTATTGAAAATCGCTACTGGCGTGAATTTGGGGCCATGGAAAAAGCTATACAAAAAATGAATTCGCAATCCGCTTTTATTATGCAAAACTTCAGCGGTGGAATGTAACGATAAAAGGAGTGCTGGCTAGATGTCTATTCAAGCCTATCAAAATAACTCAGTAGAAACAGCTTCCCCCGGGGAACTCACTTTAATGCTTTATAATGGATGTATTAAGTTCATTAGAATCGCTCGAAAAGCAATGGAGAATAATGAAATTGAGAAGAAAAATACAAACATTCAAAAGTCACAAAAGATCATTCAAGAGCTTATGATTACGATGGACCAGCAATATGCAGTTACACAGGAAATTATGCCATTGTATGATTATGTGAACCGTCGTTTAGTGGAAGCAAACACGAAAAATGATGTTGAGATTTTGGACGAGGTCGAAGGACTTGTGGTAGAGTTTCGTGATACTTGGAAGCAAGTCATTTTAGAGTCGAGAAAAATGCAATTTGGTCAAGGTGGAAATGCCTGATGGGTGTATGGACTGAGTTTACCTCTATTACAAAGAAGCTGGATGAGGTTGTCCATCAACCAGTTAATGAGAAGAATCGAACATCTGTATTAGAGGAAGTGGAGACTCTGTTAGATAAGCGGACAGCCATGCTTGAACAATTATCAGAACCTTCTCAGGAAGAGAAGTCGATGGTGAGAGAAGTTATGAAACGTGATTTAAAGATCAATCAAAAGCTCGAGTTCCTTTTTGACAGGTTGAAGAGCGACATGCGTAATGCAAAAAAACAAAAGTCCAGCAAACAGCGCTACGTCAATCCCTATCAAAGTGTTTCCGGCTACGACGGAATGTATTTAGACCATAAAAAGTAGAATAGGTGATTTTTTGTCAGAACTTACAGCAGAACAACATGAAATGCTAGAGCGGTATGATGAGCTGTTAAGTACCATCAGTGAAGGGCTCAAATATTTAGAGGACCATATGAAAATAGAAGAGACTCCAATGGCAAAGCAAGTGTTTCAGGACGTGCTCCTTAGCCTGGAACAAATCAGCCGCAGTCATGATCAAATGGAGGTCCTTTTTAAAGGGAACGAAGATCTTCAGACTTTAGTCATTGATTTTCACGGAATCGTCAATCATCTGCAAGGGTGGTTCGAGCATGACACCGCACAAGAAAAACATCATTTGTTGGTGGAGCATGTAGTCCCTGCATTTGAAAGTTGGCGGACGCGTATGGAAGCATTCGTGAAACCCTATACGGCTCATTAAAAGAAGCATCCATGACGGATGTTTCTTTATTATGGTAGATTTTGAGATAAATCTCCTATATGATCCCACAGTGGATGGGTGAATGAATCATTGGTAGGTTTACCGTTGCGAAGTACTTTGATATGGAGACGCAGTCCGTAAGTCTTGCAACAGGTTAAAACTTCGCAGATGCTTTAGCTGGGTCTGTACATGCAGTGAAAGAGCCATTGCTGCTGACACCGAAAAGTAAGCTTGATGAAGAAGTGAAGTAATATTTTATTGACCATCGAACGACATACTTACAAATCTTTGGCGGATCAGCAGCCGTTGGTAAGGGTGTAGAGGAAGATATTTGGTCGATATACGCATAAATATTTAAGGAGTCTATTTTACATAGGCTCCTTTTTTATCTAGTATATTGACAAAATATCATGTAGAAAAGACCTCCATTTCTATTCAAAGGTACACCTTCCAACAATTACCGACACAAATTAGACAAAATATTTCGAAAGTTTATGCAGGAAAGGCCGTGGGTATGATAGAATATATATCACATAAGGATGAAAGGAGGACACTTCTAATGCTACAATACAACATTCGTGGTGAAAACTTGGAAGTGACGGATTCTATTAAAGAATATGTGGAGAAAAAGGTGAGCAAGCTCGAACGCTACTTTGATACTCCGCCGTCTTCCGAGGTACACGTTAATTTAAGTGTCTATAATGATGAGCAGACAATCGAGGTCACAATTCCGATGAAGAATCTACTTCTTCGTGCTGAGGAACACAACACAGATCTATACGCTGCCATCGACCTTGTGGTAGATAAATTGGAACGACAAATTCGTAAGCATAAAACGAAAGTGAATCGTAAGTTCCGACAAGAGGGTGCTCCGAAACATGTCTTTGCCGAGCTTGAACGCGAGGCGCAACAATATCAAACGCAAACGATTGATGATGAATTTGATGTAGAAATCGTGAAAACGAAGCGATTTGACTTGAAACCGATGGATAGTGAAGAAGCGGCATTGCAGATGGATATGCTTGGTCACAACTTCTTCGTCTTTACAAACGCAAATACAGATGAAACGAACATTGTTTATAAACGTCGTGACGGCCGTTATGGTTTGATCGAAACTTGATAGCTTCATAGAGTAAACGCCTCTGCTTCGGCAGGGGCGTTTTTTGTATTTTTCCAAGTATCTGGGATGAATAAATGATTCTTTGCTAGAGAAAAATTAATTTTTCATCATTCATTAGGGTGTAAAATGGAATTTTGAGCGTTCGCTCATACTTAAGAAAAGTAGTATAAAGGATAGGACAGGAGGTGATGGCATGAATGGCAAGGAATGTGAGTACATTTATAAACGTTTAAATCAGCAGGAAGAAACGATTGCTCAGCTTGTGGAAATCATTGGAGTGACAAATCGTCGCATTACGGATTTGGACCGCAGGCAGCTCGGTGTTGAACACCAGATGATCCGTGAACGTCCCCTCTCTTTTACTCCTTCTACATAATTCTCTCATCGGTGTCCCTGGTCCTATGTAGTTGATTGTCAGGCCGCTTCTCTTAGTGTTATGATAATAGAGGATTAAACTATTCAACCGAAGTTCGGAAATCAACAGAGGAGCGGTTGCAATGCTTGGTACTATAAAAAAGATCTTTGGCGATGGAAATACACGTCAATTGAAGCGATTGGAGAAAATCGCAGATGACATCGAAGCGATGGAATCGCAAATCGAAAAAATGTCTGATGATGAATTAAAAAATAAGACAGAAGAATTCAAAGAACGCTATCAAAATGGCGAAGATTTAGATGATATGTTGGTCGAAGCTTTCGCGGTTGTACGTGAAGCTTCTAAACGTGTGCTTGAAATGCGCCCGTTCCGTGTCCAACTGCTGGGCGCTATATCCCTTCATGAAGGTAACATAGCCGAGATGAAAACTGGTGAAGGTAAAACACTGGCGTCTACGATGCCGGCTTACTTGAACGCAATTACTGGAAAAGGCGTGCACATCATCACGGTCAACGATTATTTGGCGAGCCGTGATGCTACAGAGATGGGCGAACTTTTCCAATTCCTTGGACTGACCGTCGGGCTAAACTCAAACGGTATGTCGAAGGACGAGAAGCGTGAGGCGTACAACGCGGATATTACGTATGGTACGAACAACGAGTTCGGTTTCGACTACTTGCGTGACAATATGGTGCTTTACAAGGAGCAGATGGTTCAACGTCCGCTTCACTTCGCGATCATTGACGAGGTTGACTCCATCTTGATTGACGAAGCTCGTACACCGTTAATCATCAGTGGTTCAGCTTCCAAATCCGCAGATCTTTATCAGGGAGCGAATTCTTTTGTCCGTTTGCTCGCGAATGAAGAAGATTACACGTACGACGAAAAGACGAAGAACGTACAGCTTACAGAAGAAGGAATCAACAAGGCCGAGCGCTTTTTCAAAATCGAGAACTTGTTTGATCTTTCCAACGTATCCTTGATTCACCACATCAATCAGGCGCTCAAAGCGCACACGTCGATGCAGAAGGATACCGACTATGTGGTCGAGGACGGCGAAGTGGTCATCGTCGACCAGTTCACCGGTCGTCTTATGAAAGGCCGCCGTTATAGTGACGGATTGCACCATGGCGATTGAAGCGAAAGAAGGACTCGAGATTCAGAACGAGAGCCAGACACTTGCTTCAATCACGTTCCAGAACCTTTTCCGTATGTATGAAAAGCTTTCTGGTATGACTGGTACAGCAAAGACCGAGGAAGAGGAATTCCTGAACATTTACAACATGCGTGTGATCGTTATTCCAACGAACCGTGATATCATCCGTGATGACAAGGCCGACCTTGTTTACAAGACGATGGACGGGAAGTTCAAAGCGGTTGTCGAGGATATTAAGGAGCGTCATGAAAATGGACAGCCGGTGCTTGTTGGTACCGTAGCCGTTGAAACGTCCGAAATCATTTCCCGTTACTTGACGAAAGCGGGGGTTCCGCATAACGTCTTGAACGCGAAAAACCACTTCCGTGAAGCGGAAATCATCGAGAACGCTGGCCAGAAAGGCGCGGTAACGATCGCAACAAACATGGCTGGTCGTGGTACCGACATCAAGCTCGGCGATGGTGTCAGAGAAGCCGGAGGCCTTGCTGTTATTGGTACGGAACGTCACGAATCCCGCCGAATCGATAACCAGCTTCGTGGTCGTTCGGGTCGTCAAGGAGACCCAGGAATGTCTCAGTTCTACCTGGCGACAGATGACGAATTGATGCGCCGTTTCGCTTCTGACAACATTCGCAGCATGATGGACCGACTTGGAATGGACGACTCTCAGCCGATCGAAAGTAAGATGATCTCTCGTGCTGTTGAATCCGCGCAGAAACGTGTGGAAGGAAACAACTTCGATGCGCGTAAGACGATTCTTTCTTATGATGATGTCCTGCGTCAGCAGCGTGAAGTTATTTACAAGCAGCGTTATGATGTGCTTACTTCCGAAAACTTGCGTGAAATTATTGAACAAATGATCGAGCGTACCGTTTCTAAAACGGTCGGCGCCCACACGAGTGAAGAGGAAGAAGAAAACTGGGAGCTTGAAAGCCTCGTTGAATACCTGCGTGCGAACTTGCTGCATGAAGGCGATGTAACAGTGGATGACTTGAAAGGAAAAGACCCTCAGGAAATGGAGGAGCTGATCCTTGAAAAAGTGAAACAGCGTTATGATGAGAAAGAAGAAGAATTGACGCCTGAACAGATGCGTGAGTTTGAAAAAGTCATTCTGCTTCGTACGGTTGACCAGAAGTGGATGGATCACATCGATCAGATGGACCAGCTGCGTCAGGGAATTCACCTGCGCGCCTACGGCCAAAACGATCCGCTTCGTGAATATAATTTCGAAGGGTTCCGTATGTTTGAACAGATGGTTACCAATATTGATGAAGAAGTCTCCCGCTACGTCATGAAGGCGCAGATCCGCAACAACCTGCAGCGTCAGGAAGTGGCTCAGGGAGCGCAGGCTGTCTCTGGAGGCAGCGAAAGCAAAGAGCCGAAGAAGAAAACCCCTGTCGTGAAAAAGGACCATGTTCGTCGTAACGACCCATGTCCTTGCGGAAGCGGGAAGAAATATAAAAATTGTCACGGAAAATAAGAGGTTGAGGCACTCTCTTTTTAGAGGGTGTCTTCCCTTGTTTTAAGAATCATATAGGAGTGATGGATATGGATATGGCAGAAATCCGCCATGCATTGGATAATACAGCTAAGCGATTAGCGGACTTCAGGGGGTCTCTTTGACGTCGATCAAAGAAAAACCCGTATTGCAGAACTAGAAGAACAAATGACAGAGCCAGGTTTCTGGGATGACCAGAATACGGCGCAGAAAGTCATTGACGAGGTGAATGGACTGAAAGGGTTGGTCCATACGCTTGAAGAGCATGAAGAAACGCATGAGAACCTGGAAGTTTCTTATGAGCTTGTTAAAGAAGAAGACGATGAAGAACTGCGTGAAGATCTTGAACAGGAAGTGCAGCAGCTGAAGAAGGACCTTGACCAATTCGAACTGAACATTCTCTTGAGTGAGCCATACGACAAGAACAACGCGATTCTTGAGCTTCACCCGGGTGCTGGTGGTACCGAATCCCAGGACTGGGCAAGCATGCTTCTTCGCATGTACACGCGCTGGGCTGAGAAGAAAGGTTTTTCTGTTTCGACGATGGACTACCTCCCAGGAGATGAAGCAGGTGTGAAAAGTGTGACCCTGCTCATTAAAGGGCACAACGCCTACGGCTATTTGAAAGCGGAAAAAGGGGTGCACCGTCTTGTCCGGATTTCTCCTTTCGATTCTTCAGGTCGTCGTCACACGTCCTTCGTATCGTGTGAAGTGATGCCAGAGTTTAACGATGAGATCGAGATTGATGTTCGGACAGAAGACTTGAAGATCGATACGTATCGTTCCAGTGGTGCCGGTGGACAGCACGTCAACACGACAGACTCTGCCGTTCGTATCACGCACTTGCCGACGAATACAGTCGTGACGTGTCAGTCTGAGCGTTCTCAGATTAAGAACCGTGAACAAGCGATGAAAATGTTGAAGGCGAAGCTTTACCAGCTGGAGATCGAGCGCCAACAGCAGCAGCTTGATGATATCCGCGGCGAGCAAAAAGAAATCGGATGGGGAAGCCAAATCCGTTCTTACGTATTCCACCCTTATTCCATGGTCAAAGACCACCGTACGAATGAAGAGGTCGGAAACACGCAAGGCGTCATGGATGGTGACCTTGATAAATTCATCAACTCTTACCTCCGCTCTAAAATGGATGGTTAATACGGGAAGACTCTCACGATGGTGGGGGTCTTTTTTTCTGTTCAGTATTCACTATTTTTGCTACTATGAAGTTATCTTACATACAAAGGGGCGAATAAAGAATGAAGGTGAAAAAAGCGATTATTCCTGCAGCTGGACTCGGCACACGTTTTCTACCCGCTACAAAAGCAATGCCGAAAGAAATGCTTCCGGTCGTGGATAAACCGACGATTCAATATATCGTGGAAGAAGCGATTCAATCCGGAATCGAGGATATTATCATCGTAACAGGAAAAGGGAAACGTGCGATTGAGGATCACTTTGATCATGCGTTTGAACTTGAGGATAATCTTTATAAAAAAGGAAAGCTTGATCTCCTTGAGGAAGTTCAGCAATCTGCTGAAGTTGACATTCATTATATTCGCCAAAAAGAACCGAAAGGACTTGGACATGCCGTCTGGTGTGCACGCAAGTTTATCGGGGACGAACCTTTTGCCGTCCTGCTTGGAGATGATATCGTTCGTTCGGATGAACCTTGCCTGAAGCAGTTGATTGACCAATATGAAGAAACGCAATCGTCAGTCATCGGTGTCAAACAAGTGCCGGAGGATGAAACCGATCGCTACGGAATCATTGCGCCTGAAAAACAAGAGGGGCGACGCTATCAAGTGAAGCATTTTGTAGAAAAGCCAGCCGTCGGAGAAGCACCGTCGAACTTGGC
This window harbors:
- the fliS gene encoding flagellar export chaperone FliS — its product is MSIQAYQNNSVETASPGELTLMLYNGCIKFIRIARKAMENNEIEKKNTNIQKSQKIIQELMITMDQQYAVTQEIMPLYDYVNRRLVEANTKNDVEILDEVEGLVVEFRDTWKQVILESRKMQFGQGGNA
- a CDS encoding flagellar protein FliT; amino-acid sequence: MGVWTEFTSITKKLDEVVHQPVNEKNRTSVLEEVETLLDKRTAMLEQLSEPSQEEKSMVREVMKRDLKINQKLEFLFDRLKSDMRNAKKQKSSKQRYVNPYQSVSGYDGMYLDHKK
- the hpf gene encoding ribosome hibernation-promoting factor, HPF/YfiA family, with product MLQYNIRGENLEVTDSIKEYVEKKVSKLERYFDTPPSSEVHVNLSVYNDEQTIEVTIPMKNLLLRAEEHNTDLYAAIDLVVDKLERQIRKHKTKVNRKFRQEGAPKHVFAELEREAQQYQTQTIDDEFDVEIVKTKRFDLKPMDSEEAALQMDMLGHNFFVFTNANTDETNIVYKRRDGRYGLIET
- the prfB gene encoding peptide chain release factor 2 (programmed frameshift) — translated: MDMAEIRHALDNTAKRLADFRGSLDVDQRKTRIAELEEQMTEPGFWDDQNTAQKVIDEVNGLKGLVHTLEEHEETHENLEVSYELVKEEDDEELREDLEQEVQQLKKDLDQFELNILLSEPYDKNNAILELHPGAGGTESQDWASMLLRMYTRWAEKKGFSVSTMDYLPGDEAGVKSVTLLIKGHNAYGYLKAEKGVHRLVRISPFDSSGRRHTSFVSCEVMPEFNDEIEIDVRTEDLKIDTYRSSGAGGQHVNTTDSAVRITHLPTNTVVTCQSERSQIKNREQAMKMLKAKLYQLEIERQQQQLDDIRGEQKEIGWGSQIRSYVFHPYSMVKDHRTNEEVGNTQGVMDGDLDKFINSYLRSKMDG
- the galU gene encoding UTP--glucose-1-phosphate uridylyltransferase GalU: MKVKKAIIPAAGLGTRFLPATKAMPKEMLPVVDKPTIQYIVEEAIQSGIEDIIIVTGKGKRAIEDHFDHAFELEDNLYKKGKLDLLEEVQQSAEVDIHYIRQKEPKGLGHAVWCARKFIGDEPFAVLLGDDIVRSDEPCLKQLIDQYEETQSSVIGVKQVPEDETDRYGIIAPEKQEGRRYQVKHFVEKPAVGEAPSNLAIIGRYVFAPEIMDLLATQEEGRGGEIQLTDAIERLNLDQPVYGYEFEGERFDVGDQLGFIKTTLAIAMERENMRDDVLALLAEIMEKQESMNS